A region of Burkholderiales bacterium JOSHI_001 DNA encodes the following proteins:
- a CDS encoding signal recognition particle protein (PFAM: SRP54-type protein, GTPase domain; SRP54-type protein, helical bundle domain; Signal peptide binding domain~TIGRFAM: signal recognition particle protein) → MASTLTDRLSQLVKTMRGQARITESNVQDMLREVRMALLEADVALPVVREFIARVKEKALGAEVVGSLNPGQALVGIVHKELAATMGEGISDINLATQPPAVILMAGLQGAGKTTTTAKLAKHLIERRKKKVLTVSADVYRPAAIEQLKTVTRQAGAEWFPSEAGQKPRDIAAAALDHAKRHYFDVLLVDTAGRLAIDEALMAEIRELHALLNPVETLFVVDAMQGQDAVNTAKAFKDALPLTGVVLTKLDGDSRGGAALSVRQVTGAPIKFAGVSEKIDGLEVFDADRHAGRVLGMGDILALVEEVQKGVDMQSAQKLADKLKSGDGFDLDDFLMQISQMKKMGGLSGLMDKLPAQMAAKAGAADMDRAERDVRRMEGIIHSMTRLERRKPELIKASRKRRIAAGAGVQVQEVNRLLNQFEQMQGMMKKMKGGGLMKMMKRMGGMKMPPGFGPR, encoded by the coding sequence ATGGCCTCCACCCTCACCGATCGGCTGTCGCAACTCGTGAAGACGATGCGCGGCCAGGCCCGCATCACCGAAAGCAATGTGCAGGACATGCTGCGCGAGGTGCGCATGGCCCTGCTGGAAGCCGACGTGGCGCTGCCGGTGGTGCGCGAGTTCATCGCGCGGGTGAAGGAAAAGGCCCTGGGCGCCGAGGTGGTGGGATCGCTCAACCCCGGCCAGGCCCTGGTGGGCATCGTGCACAAGGAACTCGCCGCCACCATGGGCGAGGGCATTTCGGACATCAACCTGGCCACCCAGCCGCCGGCCGTCATCCTGATGGCGGGCCTGCAGGGTGCGGGCAAGACCACCACCACCGCCAAGCTGGCCAAGCACCTGATCGAGCGGCGCAAGAAGAAGGTGCTGACCGTCAGCGCCGACGTCTACCGCCCCGCGGCCATCGAACAGCTGAAGACGGTGACCCGGCAGGCCGGCGCCGAGTGGTTCCCCAGTGAAGCCGGCCAGAAGCCGCGCGACATCGCCGCCGCCGCGCTGGACCATGCCAAGCGCCACTACTTCGACGTGCTGCTGGTGGACACCGCCGGCCGGCTGGCCATCGACGAAGCGCTGATGGCGGAAATCCGCGAGCTGCACGCGCTGCTCAACCCGGTGGAAACCCTGTTCGTGGTGGACGCCATGCAGGGCCAGGACGCGGTGAACACCGCCAAGGCCTTCAAGGACGCGCTGCCGCTCACCGGCGTGGTTCTGACCAAGCTGGACGGCGACTCCCGCGGTGGCGCGGCCCTTTCCGTGCGCCAGGTCACCGGCGCGCCGATCAAGTTCGCTGGCGTGTCGGAAAAGATCGACGGCCTGGAGGTGTTCGACGCCGACCGCCACGCCGGCCGCGTGCTGGGCATGGGCGACATCCTGGCCCTGGTGGAAGAAGTGCAGAAGGGCGTGGACATGCAGTCCGCGCAGAAGCTGGCCGACAAGCTGAAGTCCGGCGACGGCTTCGACCTGGACGACTTCCTGATGCAGATATCGCAGATGAAGAAGATGGGCGGGCTGTCCGGCCTGATGGACAAGCTGCCCGCGCAGATGGCCGCCAAGGCCGGTGCGGCCGACATGGACCGCGCCGAGCGCGACGTGCGGCGCATGGAAGGCATCATCCATTCCATGACCCGGCTGGAACGCCGCAAGCCCGAACTCATCAAGGCCAGTCGCAAGCGACGCATTGCCGCGGGCGCTGGTGTGCAGGTGCAGGAAGTCAACCGCCTGCTCAACCAGTTCGAGCAGATGCAGGGCATGATGAAGAAGATGAAGGGCGGTGGCCTGATGAAGATGATGAAGCGCATGGGTGGCATGAAGATGCCACCGGGTTTCGGCCCGCGCTGA
- a CDS encoding histidine kinase (PFAM: Histidine kinase-, DNA gyrase B-, and HSP90-like ATPase; His Kinase A (phosphoacceptor) domain) has protein sequence MGSDPAHPPAGDERRQLERRRGADRRGRDPLDRRRRSGAADESWFGALGVEADTAFHDDFDRAVPPRRAAPRQAPDFGEDTRAMSREALRVAVSPDTALRRIHRTYLTARAALGLALLGIALAAQFIGTGFATLPLAVCAVYALQSIGLWAWQRRARTASEAPMQQLSKAQWALSIGADLLAFSALHLLAPAATLNYAALLVLPVLMAGVMTPRLAALGTASGVTLLLLAAAWRAAGPFGDATLALMQAGLAGIGMFVVALLAGELSGRLAREELAARGSLELARQQAQLNKLVLEEMSDGVMVVDRRARVRAANPAALELLSSSGAAGAAPFDLDSVPSWQGLLGAVQRAFEAGLWPSDAHELSLHFDDGHRRTLQVRARFTRRRGLDDDTAPPEEFCVLFLEDMRSVQARLRQDKLAAMGRVSAGIAHEIRNPLAAIAQANALMLEDELPGTQRRLAIIVADNVERLKRIVDDVMEVAPGAAPVSQVIDATAHVAALCTDWARTVQLPLGPHSRLAAELPTQALGVVFDPEHLRRVLVNLLDNARRHGSSEPGAIVLRLAAFDGEQALLSVASDGDPIPAEVERHLFEPFFSTRSRGTGLGLYICRELCERYGARIDYRLRGGVRHHNEFIVAMQRAPLAVVQGTLQARPT, from the coding sequence ATGGGCAGCGACCCCGCGCATCCCCCTGCCGGCGACGAGCGTCGCCAGCTTGAACGTCGGCGCGGTGCAGACCGGCGCGGGCGCGACCCCCTGGACCGCCGGCGCCGGTCCGGAGCGGCCGACGAGAGCTGGTTCGGCGCCCTGGGTGTGGAGGCCGACACCGCCTTCCACGACGACTTCGACCGCGCCGTGCCCCCGCGCCGCGCCGCGCCCCGACAGGCGCCCGACTTCGGCGAGGACACGCGCGCCATGTCGCGCGAAGCGCTGCGCGTGGCGGTGTCGCCGGACACCGCATTGCGCCGCATCCACCGCACCTACCTCACGGCCCGCGCGGCGCTGGGGCTGGCGCTGTTGGGCATCGCCCTGGCGGCACAGTTCATCGGCACCGGCTTTGCCACACTGCCGCTGGCGGTGTGCGCGGTCTATGCGCTGCAAAGCATCGGGCTGTGGGCCTGGCAGCGCCGCGCGCGCACGGCGTCCGAAGCGCCGATGCAGCAGCTCAGCAAGGCGCAGTGGGCCTTGTCCATCGGCGCGGACCTGCTGGCCTTTTCCGCCCTGCACCTGCTGGCGCCAGCGGCCACGCTGAATTACGCCGCGCTGCTGGTGCTGCCGGTGCTGATGGCCGGCGTGATGACGCCGCGCCTGGCTGCACTCGGCACCGCGTCGGGCGTCACCCTGTTGTTGCTGGCCGCCGCCTGGCGCGCGGCGGGCCCCTTCGGCGACGCCACGCTGGCGCTGATGCAGGCCGGCTTGGCCGGCATCGGCATGTTCGTGGTGGCGCTGCTGGCGGGCGAACTCTCCGGCCGCCTGGCGCGTGAAGAACTGGCCGCGCGCGGCAGCCTGGAACTGGCGAGGCAGCAGGCGCAGTTGAACAAGCTGGTGCTGGAAGAAATGTCCGACGGCGTGATGGTGGTGGACCGCCGGGCCCGGGTTCGTGCTGCCAACCCGGCAGCGCTGGAACTGTTGTCCTCCAGTGGCGCGGCCGGCGCAGCGCCCTTCGACCTGGACAGCGTGCCGTCCTGGCAGGGCCTGCTGGGCGCGGTGCAACGCGCTTTCGAGGCCGGCCTGTGGCCCAGCGACGCGCACGAACTGAGCCTGCATTTCGACGACGGCCACCGCCGCACGCTGCAGGTGCGCGCACGCTTCACCCGCCGCCGCGGCCTGGACGACGACACCGCGCCGCCCGAGGAGTTCTGCGTGCTGTTCCTGGAAGACATGCGCAGCGTGCAGGCCCGGCTGCGCCAGGACAAGCTGGCCGCCATGGGCCGGGTGTCGGCCGGCATTGCGCACGAGATCCGCAACCCGCTGGCCGCCATCGCGCAGGCCAATGCCTTGATGCTGGAAGACGAACTGCCCGGCACCCAGCGGCGGCTGGCGATCATCGTGGCCGACAACGTGGAACGGCTGAAGCGCATCGTGGACGACGTGATGGAGGTGGCCCCCGGCGCCGCGCCGGTGTCGCAGGTGATCGACGCCACCGCGCACGTGGCCGCCTTGTGCACCGACTGGGCCCGCACGGTGCAACTGCCGCTGGGCCCGCACAGCCGGCTGGCGGCCGAGTTGCCCACCCAGGCGCTGGGCGTGGTGTTCGACCCCGAGCACCTGCGCCGCGTGCTGGTGAACCTGCTGGACAACGCCCGCCGCCACGGCAGCAGCGAGCCGGGGGCCATCGTGCTGCGCCTGGCGGCCTTCGATGGTGAACAGGCCCTGCTGTCGGTGGCCAGCGACGGCGACCCTATTCCTGCCGAGGTGGAGCGCCACCTGTTCGAGCCCTTCTTCAGCACCCGCAGCCGCGGCACCGGCCTGGGCCTGTATATTTGCCGCGAACTCTGCGAGCGCTATGGCGCGCGCATCGACTACCGGCTGCGCGGCGGCGTGCGCCACCACAATGAATTCATCGTGGCCATGCAGCGCGCCCCGCTGGCCGTTGTTCAAGGCACCCTGCAAGCGCGCCCCACCTGA
- a CDS encoding negative regulator of beta-lactamase expression (PFAM: N-acetylmuramoyl-L-alanine amidase), whose protein sequence is MPSAGASVRGWREGWWREARAVASPNFGPRPADTAITLAVVHSISLPPGEYGGPQIEQLFTNQLDWDAHPYFQQIRGAEVSAHFVVRRTGELLQFVSCEQRAWHAGVSSWQGVPNCNDYAIGIELEGLEGQTFEDAQYGCLARLLSAAARRYPLRDVAGHEHVAPGRKHDPGPGFDWSRLAQALKHSDPQLVLPALA, encoded by the coding sequence ATGCCTTCGGCGGGCGCTTCAGTGCGCGGCTGGCGTGAGGGCTGGTGGCGCGAAGCCCGCGCCGTGGCCTCGCCCAATTTCGGCCCGCGTCCGGCCGACACGGCCATCACGCTGGCCGTGGTGCATTCCATCAGCCTGCCGCCGGGTGAGTACGGCGGGCCGCAGATCGAACAGCTGTTCACCAACCAGCTGGACTGGGATGCGCACCCCTACTTCCAGCAGATCCGCGGCGCCGAGGTGTCGGCGCACTTTGTGGTGCGGCGCACGGGCGAGCTGCTGCAGTTCGTGTCCTGTGAGCAGCGGGCCTGGCATGCGGGGGTGTCCAGCTGGCAGGGCGTGCCGAATTGCAATGACTACGCCATCGGCATCGAACTCGAAGGCCTGGAAGGCCAGACCTTCGAGGACGCGCAGTACGGGTGCCTGGCCCGGCTGCTGAGCGCCGCCGCGCGACGCTACCCGCTGCGTGACGTGGCCGGCCACGAGCACGTGGCCCCGGGCCGCAAGCACGACCCCGGTCCAGGCTTCGACTGGTCCCGCCTGGCGCAGGCCCTGAAGCACAGCGACCCACAGCTTGTCTTGCCAGCTTTGGCCTGA
- a CDS encoding signal recognition particle-docking protein FtsY (PFAM: SRP54-type protein, GTPase domain; SRP54-type protein, helical bundle domain~TIGRFAM: signal recognition particle-docking protein FtsY), giving the protein MFSFFKKKVAPPPAPILAPVPVPEPAPDIAPPPVAAPTAAAPVQAPPAPAATDAEAPARKGWLDRLRQGLKKTGSSIAQVFTGTRIDDALYEELESALLMADTGVKATEHLLADLKRRVKDTKTTDPSAVKGLLADALTELLAPLEKSLSVGQHTPTVIMVAGVNGAGKTTSIGKLTRHLAQANCKVLLAAADTFRAAAREQLAVWADRTSVEIVSQDGGDPAAVTFDAVVAGRARGCDVVIADTAGRLPTQLHLMEELKKIQRTIAKAEAGAPHEVLLVVDGNTGQNALTQVKAFDDALKLTGLVVTKLDGTAKGGVLAAIARERPIPVYFIGVGEKLEDLQTFNAREFANALLS; this is encoded by the coding sequence ATGTTCAGCTTTTTCAAGAAGAAGGTCGCACCGCCCCCGGCGCCCATCCTGGCACCGGTTCCCGTCCCCGAACCCGCACCCGACATCGCGCCGCCCCCTGTGGCCGCGCCCACCGCGGCGGCCCCCGTGCAAGCGCCCCCCGCGCCAGCAGCCACCGACGCCGAAGCGCCGGCCCGCAAGGGCTGGTTGGACCGCCTGCGCCAGGGCCTGAAGAAGACCGGCAGCAGCATCGCGCAGGTGTTCACCGGCACGCGCATCGACGACGCGCTGTACGAAGAACTGGAGTCCGCGCTGCTGATGGCCGACACCGGCGTGAAGGCCACCGAGCACCTGCTGGCCGACCTGAAGCGGCGTGTGAAGGACACCAAGACCACCGACCCCTCGGCGGTGAAGGGCCTGCTGGCCGATGCGCTGACCGAGTTGCTGGCGCCGCTGGAAAAATCACTCTCGGTCGGCCAGCACACGCCCACCGTCATCATGGTGGCCGGCGTGAACGGGGCCGGCAAGACCACCAGCATCGGCAAGTTGACGCGCCACCTGGCGCAGGCGAACTGCAAGGTGCTGCTGGCCGCGGCCGACACCTTCCGCGCCGCGGCGCGTGAACAGCTGGCGGTGTGGGCCGACCGCACCAGCGTGGAAATCGTCAGCCAGGACGGTGGCGACCCCGCCGCGGTGACCTTCGACGCCGTGGTGGCCGGCCGCGCCCGCGGCTGCGACGTGGTGATTGCCGACACCGCCGGGCGGCTGCCGACGCAGCTGCACCTGATGGAAGAGCTGAAGAAGATCCAGCGCACCATCGCCAAGGCCGAAGCCGGCGCGCCGCATGAGGTGCTGCTGGTGGTGGACGGCAACACCGGTCAGAACGCGCTGACGCAGGTGAAGGCCTTTGACGACGCCCTGAAGCTCACCGGCCTGGTGGTCACCAAGCTGGACGGCACCGCCAAGGGCGGCGTGCTGGCGGCCATCGCGCGCGAACGGCCGATCCCGGTTTACTTCATCGGCGTGGGCGAAAAGCTGGAAGACCTGCAGACCTTCAACGCGCGCGAATTCGCGAACGCGCTGTTGAGCTGA
- a CDS encoding ABC-type uncharacterized transport system, permease component (PFAM: Cytochrome C assembly protein) has translation MRLARKYTGAMILSFGREASLGAAPLVVALGAVLAYALALWPGAAQRRLSELALVAGWLLHAVVLLLDIGGAGLPGARLGFAPVLSLTVWLVLAVHEVESRLVPVPGVRRGLALAGMVAVLLAWAFPGDVRPATGSAWAPLHFVLGVASYGLFGAAVLHAALLDSAERRIRQHPTAPAGPGGMPLLRLERLTFRFVEAGFAVLTLALLLGVATTTVWRFNHKIVFSMLAWVVFAALLSGRALRGWRGRRATRWLYVGAALLLLAYVGYHFVLEVVLMRQAG, from the coding sequence ATGCGGCTGGCGCGAAAGTACACTGGGGCGATGATTTTATCGTTCGGCCGTGAAGCGTCCCTCGGCGCAGCGCCCCTGGTGGTGGCGTTGGGTGCGGTGCTGGCCTATGCGCTGGCCCTGTGGCCGGGCGCGGCCCAGCGCCGCCTGAGCGAGTTGGCCCTGGTGGCCGGTTGGTTGCTGCACGCGGTGGTGCTGCTGCTGGACATCGGCGGTGCAGGCTTGCCCGGGGCGCGCCTGGGCTTTGCACCGGTGCTGTCGCTCACCGTCTGGCTGGTGCTGGCCGTGCATGAAGTGGAAAGCCGCCTGGTCCCGGTGCCGGGGGTGCGCCGCGGCCTGGCCTTGGCCGGCATGGTGGCGGTGCTGCTGGCCTGGGCCTTCCCGGGCGATGTGCGGCCGGCCACCGGCAGCGCCTGGGCGCCGCTGCACTTTGTGCTGGGGGTGGCGTCCTACGGCCTGTTCGGCGCGGCGGTGCTGCACGCGGCCCTGCTGGATTCGGCCGAGCGCCGCATCCGCCAGCATCCGACAGCGCCCGCCGGTCCGGGCGGCATGCCGCTGCTGCGGCTGGAGCGGCTGACCTTCCGCTTCGTTGAGGCCGGCTTCGCGGTATTGACCCTGGCACTGCTGCTGGGCGTGGCCACCACCACGGTCTGGCGCTTCAACCACAAGATCGTCTTTTCCATGCTGGCCTGGGTGGTGTTCGCGGCCCTGCTGTCGGGCCGCGCGCTGCGGGGCTGGCGCGGGCGGCGTGCCACGCGCTGGCTGTACGTGGGCGCGGCGTTGCTGCTGCTGGCGTATGTGGGCTACCACTTCGTGCTGGAAGTGGTGCTGATGCGCCAGGCCGGCTGA
- a CDS encoding response regulator with CheY-like receiver, AAA-type ATPase, and DNA-binding domains (PFAM: Response regulator receiver domain; Bacterial regulatory protein, Fis family; Sigma-54 interaction domain), giving the protein MSTPSHYSLLVVDDEPDLRMLYELTLIREGYDVETAGSVEDAWARLANRTYSALITDMRLPDGTGLDLLRRLEQAGRREKAVVITAYGSAENAVEALRAGAFDYLTKPVDLRQFRSVVASALGRAPAAPTAPAAASAAIARTPAPVAAPAPAAASTPAPPAAPPSPHPSTLAPRAVEVVANEPVTAAAHGTLLRLVGHSEPMRQVRAMVEKVARSMAPVLVNGESGTGKELVARAIHGVSSRSAQPFVAVNCSAIPEQLLEAEFFGYRKGSFTGANEDREGFFQAASGGTLFLDEIGDLPLPMQSKLLRAIQERSVRAIGAMAEVQVNVRIVSATHKDLAAEVQEGRFRQDLYYRLNVIQIRVPPLRERLDDLALICGAVLQRIAADAGVSPPPRLSSQALRHLERYAFPGNVRELENLLHRAVALSGGELIEPADLGLPEQLIIETAPGDLDALEDTIERVRQAPAAGASSPALPSDLAAYLDDVERDILVRALEQHRFNRTAAGASLGLSLRQMRYRMARLGVNVADHVGERDPF; this is encoded by the coding sequence ATGAGCACCCCTTCGCACTACAGCCTGCTGGTCGTGGACGACGAGCCCGACCTGCGCATGCTGTACGAACTGACCCTCATCCGCGAAGGCTATGACGTGGAAACCGCCGGCAGCGTGGAAGACGCCTGGGCCCGGCTGGCCAACCGCACCTACAGCGCGCTGATCACCGACATGCGCCTGCCCGACGGCACCGGGCTGGACCTGCTGCGCCGGCTGGAACAGGCCGGCCGGCGCGAGAAGGCGGTGGTGATCACTGCCTACGGTTCGGCCGAGAACGCCGTGGAAGCTTTGCGTGCCGGGGCCTTTGACTATCTGACCAAGCCGGTGGACCTGCGCCAGTTCCGCAGCGTGGTGGCATCGGCGCTGGGGCGCGCGCCGGCGGCGCCCACCGCGCCAGCGGCAGCGTCCGCGGCCATTGCGCGCACACCGGCTCCTGTCGCGGCACCGGCCCCGGCGGCTGCGTCGACCCCAGCGCCACCGGCTGCGCCGCCCTCACCCCATCCATCCACCTTGGCGCCGCGCGCCGTGGAGGTGGTGGCCAACGAGCCTGTCACGGCGGCGGCGCATGGCACCTTGCTGCGCCTGGTGGGCCACAGCGAACCCATGCGCCAGGTGCGTGCCATGGTGGAGAAGGTGGCGCGCAGCATGGCGCCGGTGCTGGTGAACGGCGAATCGGGCACCGGCAAGGAACTGGTGGCGCGCGCCATCCATGGTGTCAGTTCGCGCTCGGCCCAGCCCTTCGTCGCGGTGAACTGCAGCGCCATCCCCGAACAACTGCTGGAAGCCGAATTCTTCGGTTACCGCAAGGGCAGCTTCACTGGCGCCAACGAGGACCGCGAGGGCTTTTTCCAGGCCGCCAGCGGCGGCACCTTGTTCCTGGACGAGATCGGCGACCTGCCGCTGCCCATGCAGAGCAAGCTGCTGCGCGCCATCCAGGAACGCAGTGTGCGCGCCATCGGTGCCATGGCCGAGGTGCAGGTGAATGTGCGCATCGTCAGCGCCACGCACAAGGACCTGGCCGCGGAAGTGCAGGAAGGCCGGTTCCGGCAGGATTTGTATTACCGCCTCAACGTCATCCAGATCCGTGTGCCGCCACTGCGCGAGCGGCTGGACGACCTGGCACTGATCTGCGGCGCGGTGCTGCAGCGCATTGCGGCCGACGCCGGCGTGTCGCCGCCGCCGCGGCTGTCCTCCCAGGCCCTCAGGCACCTGGAGCGCTATGCCTTCCCCGGCAACGTGCGCGAACTGGAAAACCTGCTGCACCGCGCGGTGGCGCTGTCGGGGGGCGAACTCATCGAGCCGGCCGACCTGGGCCTGCCCGAACAACTGATCATCGAAACCGCGCCCGGCGACCTGGACGCGCTGGAAGACACCATCGAACGTGTGCGACAGGCGCCCGCCGCAGGCGCCAGCAGCCCCGCGCTGCCCAGCGACCTGGCCGCCTACCTGGACGATGTGGAGCGGGACATCCTGGTGCGGGCGCTGGAGCAGCACCGATTCAACCGCACGGCCGCCGGTGCCAGCCTGGGCCTGAGCCTGCGGCAGATGCGCTACCGCATGGCGCGCCTGGGCGTGAACGTGGCCGACCACGTGGGCGAAAGAGATCCGTTCTGA
- a CDS encoding Protein of unknown function (DUF2726) (PFAM: Protein of unknown function (DUF2726)), which translates to MLDLIPPLAPALALSVGAFLVLALSVLLLLRHRQRARRRSAEQPLRDALDTVVAWQPEAARVMTAAEREAFDTLRKALPSHLVLAQVPLSRFLRVPRRHSYRDWLQRVGIVSADLLVCDSGSRVLAVVDVRGAQESPRSRQRHQRMAEVLRAARIRTLVWQEDNLPSAEQVRAQMIPVLQEIYGKAGTPAQQPPVSKPLPLIPVAEMEEILAEGDAAMAHNDAVMEPVPSTFYDEFDAAPIAANSGRR; encoded by the coding sequence ATGCTTGACCTGATTCCCCCCCTGGCCCCCGCCCTGGCCTTGTCCGTGGGCGCCTTCCTGGTGCTGGCGCTGTCGGTTCTCCTTCTGCTGCGCCACCGCCAACGCGCCAGGCGCAGGAGTGCCGAACAACCACTGCGCGACGCCCTGGACACCGTCGTGGCCTGGCAGCCCGAGGCCGCACGCGTGATGACCGCCGCCGAGCGCGAAGCCTTCGACACCCTGCGCAAGGCCCTGCCCAGCCACCTGGTGCTGGCCCAGGTGCCGCTGTCTCGCTTCCTGCGAGTGCCACGGCGCCATTCCTACCGCGACTGGCTGCAGCGTGTGGGCATCGTCAGCGCCGACCTGCTGGTGTGCGACAGCGGCAGCCGCGTGCTGGCCGTGGTGGACGTGCGCGGCGCGCAGGAAAGCCCCCGCAGCCGCCAGCGCCACCAGCGCATGGCCGAGGTGTTGCGCGCCGCCCGCATCCGCACCCTGGTGTGGCAGGAGGACAACCTGCCCAGCGCCGAGCAGGTGCGCGCGCAGATGATCCCGGTGCTGCAGGAGATTTACGGCAAGGCCGGCACGCCGGCGCAACAACCGCCGGTGAGCAAGCCGCTGCCGCTGATCCCGGTGGCCGAGATGGAAGAAATACTGGCCGAAGGCGACGCCGCCATGGCCCACAACGACGCCGTGATGGAGCCCGTGCCGTCCACCTTCTACGACGAGTTCGACGCCGCCCCCATCGCCGCCAACAGCGGCCGGCGCTGA